AATCTGTTTGAGAATGACGTCCATCCGTTGCCATGGTTCCCACCCGTCTGCGTTACCGTGGAAACACTAACAGATGGCAACACAGCGATGGACTTTGTGGAGAGTATTACACAGAGAGCGTCTTTGCCGCTTACTGATACGATCAAGAGTCTCAGCCCGGTACGCTCTATAATAGATGAAATCACTGCATTAAGACCTCAAGGTGGTTAACATCTGCTTAGCATTTTTGagaaatactgcttagcaagtttaggaACAAATTCCTTAGCAAGTTTTTGAATGAGACACTGGTCACCAACAATGTGAACTACATATAGTTCTGGCTGGTAATCTGTTCCTGCTACAAAGAAAGGTACTATTTTGCTAAGCATTTATTTCAGTGCTTACCAGCTTCATGTCAATTGATCTGGAGCGGATATCTGGATGTCTTGACTCCATTTATAATGTCTGAACCCCTTTTCATCTATCTGTTACGCAGCAACTACTAGCTCTTGTCAACAGTAACCAGGCTAGTGAAGAGGAGCTATCCCAACGTATTCTCACAGCGTTTGAAGAACCCAAGGTAGGGCTGCTTCAAATCTTAAGACGCTGCTTAGCGCataattctgtgcttactgccCACAAAATGACTTGCTTTACAGTATGCCATAAGCAGTAACTCtgtaagcctttttgagatatgctacaacactataaggtttgggtaaatttgggtagatttgtgtgtatacacccaaaccaaacagtgcacatACCTCATAAACGATTATGGAATTGGACAAATCAATGTCTGATTCAAATTATCTCAATGAAGTTCTTGTAAAATACCCTTGCCCCTTCTACAGCGAAACTCCTGGCTTTACTTTCACAGAAAAACCTccaattattttataatttgtttcgtTTGACAGAATGCAGATGAGAAGTGGCTTCTATATAACTTAGCCGGCTTCTACTGGCTTATGATTGGCAATAACTTCCACGGTGTGGAGTGTTTACGTCGAGCCCTCGTCCACGCTCCGGTTGAGTATGCGGATGTACCTCTTGTGAATGCCGCCAGTGTGCTACTGAATGCTGGAAAGGCTGAGGACGCTGTACAATTACTACGCATGGCTCTTGTCGTCAACAAAACAGAggtttgtataattttgtacACTTTACTCCAaccaaatcaatcaattattcAATCGTAAATTTATCTGGCGCCATATTCCAACAATCATTGGTCATGGCGCGGTACAATAAGCTCTTTTAaacaggtaagatttgagtgaCCTCTTAAAGATCTGTATTGTAGGTGATTGTCTGatgttgttaggaagactgttccatttcTTGGGTGTCTCACGTCATGCACCAGGGAAGTTAAATTGTACAACTTTCCTCTGTTGGTGTCCAGTGGTCAAGTGCCAAAACTCTTTCTTGGTTATAGTGACTGACCTGTGAACAACCCTTCCTTAATCCTCTGAGGTTGTTTTGTAAAGCCTACGACCAATCAGCTATCCATCACACACCAATCAAATACCCACTCGTTACCCTAGTCTGAGGTGGACGAGGTGGacgtgtttctgatcagcagagtgtgggttcgaatccccagccgtgacacttgtgtccttaagcaagacacataaccattgcttcgtccttcggatggcatgtaaagcccttggtcccatgtgttgtgtaaacgcatgtaaaagaacccagtgcacttatcgacaagagaaggggttcgccccggtgttcctggttggattggcagcatattgcgccacagcaccttgtaaaccattacatggtgcttaaggattaggtcttatatctcaaaaattcgccccactccttgcagtaataatacctggcgctttgtatcctttggcaaaaggcgcgttataaatacggttattattattattataatggtaTACTAGGTTTTTAAAGGGGGcgtgcaatgggagacttttgagatgcaAGTGGCAGAAGACATAACGACCCTTGTTTGCGGCTTTGAACATGTGTGGACATGCTCAGTATTATGGGGCGTTGGTCTAAGCACACGCACTAGTGGCAAGAAATGTTAAAAAGTAccatccaaaagtctcccattttcATCCCATAATAAATGTATAACATTTTTCCCTTCATTGCCCTCGcagccaatcacgcacttcGTCCTGGCCAATGCAATGGCTGCCAGCGGAAACCTGGATTCTGCTGCCAATGAGTTCATAGTCGCTTTGAACTCTGACCCAAAGGACCAATATCTCAACTCACTCAAGCAACTCAAGTGCTTCTGGAAATGGGAGGTAAGGTTTGGAGATAAGAAAAGATGAAATTGGAGATTTATTAAAAGACATTGTCTGCCATCCATGaaatattgtaaacaaaaatacgcTTTTTACGCATTTGGTGACccctggggagtaaacagcctGTACCTTCAAGTATGTAGCGAATCAAGCTAGATCAATCACTACCGTCTGTCACAGCTTTTGTTTGAGAATTTATTATCGATTGTAAGTTTCAAAATCCATTCAGCATGCACTTTACCCAGTTTCAGGATTGTTAATTTCTTCTTGATCACTCCCAATCCAAATTAATCATCAATAATTACAGGATTTTACGAGGCATCCGAAGGAGGACGAAGTCAAAGGTCAGAGGTTACACCAACGTGAGAGTCGTACGGTTTGCTCGCACAACAGCAACGGGGAAGAGCGTTGCCAGACGGAGACGCGTACCCGGGAGTTTGTACCCAGAGACACAGAGACATGTTCCAAGGATGACCCCTCGTGCAACGAACGTGGTGAAACGGACTGCTGGACGTCCAATGGTGAGGCGGGACGTAACAATgaagcgccctctagtgttgaCCACCTTCCTAAAGTGGATAAGTCACACGTTGTTAATATACGAAGACCTGCGCAAAATGGTGAACCGGTGAGTCTGACTGATTGATGATCAAATTTAGATAAAGAGTAATTTGTAGGAGAGAGTCAGATTGGGTAATAAAACCTTAAAAAGGTGCTCGATAACTGTTTTAGGCAAAGATGTattgaatatattttaaaactattttttttattttcctcttTCTCATCCAGGTGAGAGTAAGTTTAAACAAAGAGAGTGAAACGGTTCCTCCACCAGCCTCTGGTCCAAACATTCCTGCCATCAAACCATCGCCTAATGTCGGTAAGTTTGGttattgctttaaagacactggacacctttggtaattatcaaagactagtattctaacttggtgtatcccaacatatgtagaaagaaacaaatctgtgaacattttgactcaattggtctttgaagttttcaagagaataatgaaagcaaaaacacccttgttgcggaaacatgtgtgctttcagattccaaataaaaggcttcaggcctgaagtattttattatttgagtgagaaattacctcttactcaaacactaggttacttcagagggaaccgtttctcaacCTGTAACTacagtgtagccagggatcgcaACAAACCTTAGATCTCAAGTCCAGCTCTTGTCAGTTTGTCTGAGTTTaatcccaactttttttttttttattatacaaatGTAATCGACCCccaacaaaatgttttcattaaatATCATTTCTCTGGTTGTAATGACCATACTTTGTGTCCAGGATGAAAATTATTactattctttattattatttatattttagatTCTAGTGATTTTGATAATTTGACGAGGTTGCCATGGCCGACGCTAGATGATTGTAAACAGTATAAGAAGGTGAACCTCAAGATGTTATATACAACGTGGGTCTCTGTCACAGCCAAGAGTATCAGGTATGTCAGAATAGCCCAAAATTGTCTCATAACACGGTCGTCCATTTTctggagtaaaaaaaaacacgccgtGTAAggaaactacgcaatttcgagacatattTGTATCATTATattctctttttaaaacttctttctaatcatattcATTTCATATCAGAcggttttaaacactttttatagaccaactcccCCGATCCAAACACAGGCAGATGAAATGATTTAAACAATTCTTGCATTGAGCAAAGAAAAGTTGACTTAAGCAGAATCTGAATCTGTGACCTCTGAACCCACAGGTCAATGCACCAGAAGCCGTTCAACCTCTAACTGTGTCGTAACTGCTATGGTGGAAACATccgggtccaatttcatagagctaagcataataaatatatttgctaccagaataagattaccagccaaactaccatttcacaaactgtgactggtatcttgctcatttctgcttagcagaaaatagttataagcaatattttctgcttaagcagctcaatgaaatctGGCCCTTACCTTTAAGTGCTTACATGACGTAGTTGTAACAGAGTTTTGTTTCTCTTGATGCGCCAGGATCGAGGACCACATAGACTTGCAGTCTCCGCTACTAACCAGTCACTTGGAACCGGTTTGCGATGCTAAGGTGGGTACCAGTATGCATACGTTGGATCATCTTCAGGGAATGGCGGACCGAGCCAACATGGAATACATGGCTGAGCTGGGATTAGACGAAGCCCTTGAGTCTCTACAGTGGAACGAGTCATCTATGACGGTGGAATCGGCTGGCACTAGGATTGCTCTAGCATTGCAAAAagtaatttaataaaaacaattttttttttaaacttacccCAGtccatttttgatgaattttcaattttgttcaaatgtCATTTCGGCTCAAAAAGgcacataataaataaatattgttgtttttgtttgaatgtgGTCTCGTTGGGGCAGTGGTGTCTTTCCTCACTACAACCTCTACGGCCTGGTTCTAAGCATGCTGGGGACACTATCTCGAAATGTGCCCCTACTCGGAATAGGTTTTTTAGTCACTGCCGGACTGCATTCctccttctttgtcttctctccatttggttcttggctagcacagtgattaagtttgcttgtCTGAGAGACCTTGGATCCACacccagaataaatgaaatgaaatgtgtGAGTTATTTTTATCTACTTGTAGAATACTACATCTTGGGTTCTTACAAACATGGCTGCTGTTTACTGGCGTCGCTCTGGAAACGCCGTCAACGCCTTGAACTGTCTCCGCGTTGCCCTCCATTATTCGGATCACATGGTCAAGGTGTGTAAATTCTACAGTCTTTGATTCTAGTCAAGaaacaaaagtagctaagcacagcatgCTAACTATAACAAGGTCACCAGTCAAAATACCTGGGGAGGCCCCAAGACCTTTGTTCACCCAACGGTTACCCCGGCGCACATTCACACTGTGTCCCTATCCTAGGGTTTTACCTCTTACCCCCTACATCAGAGCAGGGATGGCTATTCCGTGGGCATACAGAGGGCAGACCAGGGGTAAAGCAATCATAATATGAAAAAGCTGGTTGTTACTCCCCCGGGCAAACCCAGCGAATAGAGTAGTGTAAAAAGGGGTATTGTTTTCTTATTCTCTTGTAGGGTCTATGTTGTtcagtttggttttacccattataCACCAACGTGTGTTAGGaagcgtctcaaaagtcagaacggtaggaacgttctttttggatcgcaagagtatccccgccgcttttgtccgttccacaggaccggtcttttggaacactccgcgtatactttgtcatgatgttgcgatccatTGGatcgcgggcatatgcccgcaggaacgttcttttgtgCTGGGAACGTGccagacttttgagacgctcccttagcACTGACGagttctttgaaaacaaatcacagccatattactcaggtgggattagaacccacgacctttgcatctagagcagtgtcataccaactgtATGTTGTCAATAAATATCtggatttttttaattcatgttatttttttattcctcAGGACCTGGCGTTAATCAGCATCGCCAATATTTTCCATCGGACAGGTTTTATCGATGACGGAATAACAGTCGCCCAGATGGCCTGGGAGATCTCTAGTGAGCTGGTACTCTGTCAATTCACTCTTGCCAACCTTTACGCAGCAAAGGTAAAAAGGGAACCGGTGTAGGAGTGACGATACACAATCCATTATTGACAGGGTTTTTCAAATTTGAGGGCATTATTGTGTTCAACCCAGCACCCTGCTTTGGTGTTGAACAAGGCTTGGTTCAAAGTTGGGATGGTAGTACATTCTGCTCCACCAGCCAGACTCCTAGTGGAGGCTACCCATGCCTatatccttacagactgtgaaggggtaaccctgtttcagccccaggaataggtggcaacatgcccctggtggcagtagcCCTGTCTTAGTCATTCTGCTccaccagccaggctcctagtggatgatacccatgcctatcCTTACTGAcggtgaaaggggtaaccctgtttcaagccccaggagtaggtggtttctagtggatgatacccatgcctacatccttacagactgtaaagggggtaaccctgtttcagccccaggagaaggcagcaacatgcccctggtggcagttgattagGGACGAAAGCCCAAATCAGTTCAGTGTAGTCCTCGCCATGAAGTGGCTGTCCGGCCATGTGATGTTggacaataattttttgttatttatttttttacaaacatcttgttttacttttttcaaatttaaagtgattttaatgtttttttccaggGCCAGTTTGATAAAGCCATTCAACTGTACGAAACCATGGTCATAGCTCATACCTCATTCAGCCCAGCCATTGAACGACTCAAGACCATCAAATGCGCCGTTCTCCAGAAGACGAACGGCAACCCCGCCTCCATGTTTGGCAAATTAACATAATAGGGTCATAGGCAACTCCACCTCAATGTTTGGTAAATTAACATAATAGGTAAACCCTCAATGGTTGGCAGGTTAACATCATAGGGTCATAGGTCAACCCTGTCCTTATTTTGGCCAAATTAACATAACAGGGTCATAGGTCATGGCTAGTACTTTGTAACCGAAAGCCATTTATATTAACTGTTGTGTGCATTAGTTTCCACCCAGAgccttttaaactttttttttttttttttttttttttttttttgtggggggggggggagattttGAAGACAATGAAAATGTTGAAGCCATTTGAATAAGGAGGACCTAGATTGAAATGCTCCGCCCATTATTTAAGCAGTACTACATATTAGTTGGCAGTATATCGCTTATCAAATGTGTCGCCCTTGCCAAAATCATTATTATAATAGCTGGATTGCTACTCAGATGAACTGCTTCAATTTAGAACCGTTTTTAATTAACAGGTTTATCGTAACCAGGTTTATGTCAGGTACTGGTAACTACCAATTAATCCAGttaccaatttcatagagctgcttaagcacgaaaatagcttgcttatttttcacatgttattgGCAAAAGTTGCATgcaatatacattgcttgtgactggtatttagctgttgtttacttagcataccaaatgagtggagtcttggccggtaatctgattttactaagcaaggatttttttgcttaagcaaaattttgtgcttaagtagctctatgaaattgggccctgttgttgTATCTTATAACTGGATTGTCAGTTTGGTTATTTCATAAATAGTTTTTGATAACTGGGTTTTGATTATCATAACTAGTTATCATAACTAGTTATGATAACCAGGTTATGTTAAACTTGACTGTTTTATGTTAAACTTCTGTGTTATTGTTACTAGATGATGATAACCAATCATTTATGTGTAATTTTCCTTGTTCAAAGTTTACAGCAACAAATGTGTGATTCtacaaataatgatgatatTTTTATGAAAAACTAAAAGATTTTAAGGCACTGTTCTTCACAGTGATTCAGTCTATTTTCTCCTTTAAAACCAGCACAATTATTGTAATAAATCTTCACTATTTTCTGACACTTTATTCTAATACAAATATGAAATGGATAATCATATAGATTTATTAACAAATAActactttttttctatcaaattTAGAAAattggttttgaaaaaaaattttcccttatttttgaaaaaacaaaatcagaccTGTATTTTTGTCAGATCTTGCTTGAACATCACAAGTTGGTGATCTCAATGTCATGAACCACTATTGTCTTAAGATGAGTTATCAATTGTATTGTCACACTTTGCTTTGCAATTAAGGTTGACAAACATCTTAAAATCAATcttagttctttgt
This region of Asterias amurensis chromosome 22, ASM3211899v1 genomic DNA includes:
- the LOC139953621 gene encoding tetratricopeptide repeat protein 17-like, with the protein product MVAHTERRMIVKETKTRTFALLIVMLLLCFPYSEATTHWLVTEQGMITQQLNSDFNMREPYNLIAFLKQGRRSNHIRELEVELEHQKREIEANEDKDLDLEQRFLRTDADCISAQEPLAQHNLYPTMTIPFSLKNIKVSDYVDLSATSESKKTIEPNCTKVLPLPFSMHAYDHLQGIQGKNNLTDFAESLIGEQVKGTCVFEGSGPGIYNALEENKTSWQLYTIATFYWRSVGNSEQVIECGRRALHFAPHKDKNIVLVNMASVLHRSHYSTSAAILAEAALESGEELAKLHLLLGSIYATIGEYDRSVSHFEQSINLGITDSCWAQRRIHAVRCHQKLEQALEAQHLSLKRTLSELQDFKIKQDEFEKVQKKMKVAQCRVEDQFESNLSYHRHRLNRGLADNPHCQMKDMGDGSQSVVCTRGTQPDLSIFGIPLQEDQDIEMVDTASIRNNCLQLPNGEESCFNLSAGLRRSYTAYFNPGNVPPPPWNRVDWPSENDCRNVPHELPEWSKYAPTYLPPESKGLRVKHLVNDNLNLFENDVHPLPWFPPVCVTVETLTDGNTAMDFVESITQRASLPLTDTIKSLSPQLLALVNSNQASEEELSQRILTAFEEPKNADEKWLLYNLAGFYWLMIGNNFHGVECLRRALVHAPVEYADVPLVNAASVLLNAGKAEDAVQLLRMALVVNKTEPITHFVLANAMAASGNLDSAANEFIVALNSDPKDQYLNSLKQLKCFWKWEDFTRHPKEDEVKGQRLHQRESRTVCSHNSNGEERCQTETRTREFVPRDTETCSKDDPSCNERGETDCWTSNGEAGRNNEAPSSVDHLPKVDKSHVVNIRRPAQNGEPVRVSLNKESETVPPPASGPNIPAIKPSPNVDSSDFDNLTRLPWPTLDDCKQYKKVNLKMLYTTWVSVTAKSIRIEDHIDLQSPLLTSHLEPVCDAKVGTSMHTLDHLQGMADRANMEYMAELGLDEALESLQWNESSMTVESAGTRIALALQKNTTSWVLTNMAAVYWRRSGNAVNALNCLRVALHYSDHMVKDLALISIANIFHRTGFIDDGITVAQMAWEISSELVLCQFTLANLYAAKGQFDKAIQLYETMVIAHTSFSPAIERLKTIKCAVLQKTNGNPASMFGKLT